A region of Deinococcus rubellus DNA encodes the following proteins:
- a CDS encoding aldo/keto reductase → MEYRKLHGTDLTVSALGFGVWTVGTTWWGVKDEQMGEQLLRRAFDLGVTFFDNGDTYASGKAEELQRRALGDVRDKIVIASKFGYDIYSNPERPGQQERPHDWTPVYLRKALEGSLKRLGTDYLDYYQLHNPRLNAIERGSALADDLWAELGKLKAEGLIRAYGTALGPALNERQVDEGIATIKDRHAPPQIIYNLLEQIIGGPVLKVAEAEGVSVIARVPHASGLLEGYMTLETEFEPGDHRNWRMTTNAKKKAWMEDGLQKAEQIDAGFVEGKGRTIGQLALQFALHSPMMASVLPNIYNQKGLDEYVAAFDAAPLTASEYDGIQALYADNFGLQTNLIGEVVK, encoded by the coding sequence ATGGAATACCGCAAATTGCACGGCACCGATCTCACCGTCAGCGCTCTGGGCTTCGGCGTCTGGACGGTGGGCACGACCTGGTGGGGCGTCAAGGACGAGCAGATGGGCGAACAGCTGCTGCGCCGCGCTTTTGACCTGGGTGTCACCTTCTTCGACAACGGCGACACCTACGCTTCCGGCAAGGCCGAGGAACTCCAGCGCCGCGCTCTCGGCGACGTGCGCGACAAGATTGTCATTGCCAGCAAGTTCGGCTACGACATCTACTCCAACCCCGAACGCCCCGGCCAGCAGGAGCGCCCCCACGACTGGACGCCCGTGTATCTCCGCAAGGCGCTGGAAGGCAGCCTCAAGCGCCTCGGCACCGATTATCTGGATTACTACCAGCTCCACAATCCGCGCCTGAACGCCATCGAGCGCGGCTCGGCGCTGGCCGACGATCTGTGGGCCGAACTCGGCAAGCTGAAAGCTGAGGGGCTGATTCGCGCTTACGGCACCGCACTCGGACCTGCCCTCAACGAGCGCCAGGTCGACGAGGGCATCGCCACCATCAAAGACCGCCACGCGCCGCCGCAGATCATTTACAACCTGCTGGAGCAGATCATCGGTGGGCCAGTGCTGAAGGTGGCCGAGGCCGAGGGCGTCAGCGTGATTGCCCGCGTGCCGCACGCTTCGGGCCTCCTGGAAGGCTACATGACGCTGGAAACCGAGTTTGAGCCGGGCGACCACCGCAACTGGCGCATGACCACCAACGCCAAGAAAAAAGCCTGGATGGAAGACGGCCTTCAGAAAGCCGAACAGATCGACGCCGGATTCGTGGAGGGCAAGGGCCGCACCATCGGTCAACTGGCCCTGCAATTCGCGCTGCATTCGCCCATGATGGCCAGCGTCTTGCCCAACATCTACAACCAGAAGGGATTGGACGAGTACGTTGCCGCCTTCGACGCTGCCCCGCTGACGGCCAGTGAGTACGACGGCATTCAAGCGCTCTACGCTGACAATTTCGGCCTTCAGACCAACCTGATCGGCGAGGTCGTGAAATGA
- a CDS encoding MFS transporter — protein MASDARNYRLGILNGFLASTGDGFFNTSVVLAGFASRLGASNTVIGLLPAIAQGGWMLPQILVAARVRALPYKLPVYRSSASVRIGSYLAMVLITAFLWESPALCLSLFVVAMSINALASGISGLPFLEVVSKTVPSQQRSAYFGVRNLGGGLLAFAAGLIVRWILGSGLGFPYTYVLIFALATVAYTAAYTIFGRVQEPPDAAQPASDIRQELQAIPQLLRADAHFRAFLSVRLILAFASLADPFYTVYALRELRVPSSMLGVFLMTITGVAPLSNIVWRWVAERKGSRRIIRYSAAAAFLAPLIALGLGWFFGPSHAGSEVSSGARQSQVGWLYLAVFVMSSVAAQGFNLGHTNHLLNISPPHSRSRYIGTLNTLVGMALFAPVLGGVIADKLGYDAVFWLAAGLFALAWWWCGKLRRDA, from the coding sequence GTGGCGAGCGACGCCCGCAATTACCGCCTGGGTATCCTCAACGGGTTTCTGGCTTCTACTGGCGACGGGTTTTTCAATACCTCGGTGGTGCTGGCGGGCTTCGCCTCGCGGCTGGGCGCGTCCAATACCGTGATCGGGCTGCTTCCGGCCATTGCCCAGGGCGGCTGGATGCTGCCGCAGATTCTGGTGGCGGCCAGGGTACGGGCGCTGCCGTACAAGCTGCCGGTCTATCGGTCCTCGGCCAGTGTGCGTATCGGCTCGTACCTGGCGATGGTGCTGATCACGGCCTTCTTGTGGGAATCTCCGGCGCTGTGCCTGAGCCTGTTCGTCGTGGCCATGAGCATCAACGCGCTGGCGTCGGGCATCTCGGGCCTGCCGTTTCTGGAAGTGGTCAGCAAGACGGTGCCCTCTCAGCAGCGGTCCGCCTACTTCGGTGTGCGCAATCTGGGCGGCGGGCTGCTGGCTTTCGCGGCGGGCCTGATCGTGCGCTGGATTCTGGGGTCGGGGCTGGGCTTTCCGTACACCTACGTCCTGATCTTCGCGCTGGCGACAGTGGCCTACACCGCCGCCTACACGATCTTCGGCAGGGTGCAGGAGCCGCCCGACGCAGCGCAGCCCGCTTCCGACATCCGCCAGGAACTCCAGGCCATTCCGCAACTGCTCCGGGCCGACGCCCACTTCCGGGCCTTTCTCAGCGTGCGGCTGATTCTGGCCTTCGCCAGTTTGGCCGATCCCTTTTACACCGTCTACGCGCTGCGCGAGTTGCGGGTACCGAGCAGCATGCTGGGCGTCTTTCTGATGACCATCACCGGGGTCGCGCCGCTCTCGAATATCGTCTGGCGCTGGGTCGCCGAGCGCAAAGGCTCGCGCCGGATTATCCGGTATTCGGCGGCGGCGGCGTTTCTGGCTCCGCTGATCGCGCTGGGGTTAGGGTGGTTTTTTGGGCCGTCGCACGCGGGCAGCGAAGTCAGCAGCGGGGCGCGGCAGAGTCAGGTCGGCTGGCTGTATCTGGCGGTCTTTGTGATGTCCAGCGTGGCGGCGCAGGGCTTTAACCTGGGCCACACCAACCACCTGCTCAACATCTCGCCGCCGCACAGCCGCAGCCGCTATATCGGCACGCTCAATACGCTGGTGGGGATGGCATTGTTCGCTCCGGTGCTGGGCGGCGTCATTGCCGACAAGCTGGGGTACGACGCGGTGTTCTGGCTGGCGGCGGGGCTGTTTGCGCTGGCATGGTGGTGGTGCGGCAAGTTGCGGCGAGATGCTTAG